In Propionicimonas paludicola, a single window of DNA contains:
- a CDS encoding 2-hydroxyacid dehydrogenase, which produces MLTVTVPDTDLLHRLDDLSDRVELVLWDLLSPLPTEVAERVSLVQIGHYWVQPDRWRRLTEVPNLRYVQLPSAGFEHALPLIPPGVTLCNGRGVHSTGTAELALALILAAQRGLPDALVAQREGRWFSPELPSLADRRVLVVGAGSVAQAVVDRLRPFEVELSLVARTARPGVHGIDELPQLLARTDIVVLTVPYSASTHHLLDAERLAALPDGALVVNVARGRVVDTEALLAELTSGRLRAALDVTDPEPLPAEHPLWHAPNTIITAHQGGNSDATYPRVAALLRRQLEHLLAGEPLDNVVTHS; this is translated from the coding sequence GTGCTTACCGTGACTGTCCCGGACACCGATCTGCTGCACCGGCTGGACGACCTTTCCGACCGGGTCGAGCTGGTCCTGTGGGACCTGCTCTCGCCCCTTCCGACCGAGGTCGCCGAGCGGGTCAGCCTGGTCCAGATCGGCCACTACTGGGTGCAGCCGGATCGCTGGCGTCGGCTGACCGAGGTGCCGAACCTGCGCTACGTCCAGCTCCCCTCGGCGGGCTTCGAGCACGCCCTGCCGCTGATTCCGCCCGGGGTGACCCTCTGCAATGGCCGCGGCGTCCACTCCACCGGCACCGCCGAGTTGGCGCTGGCGCTGATCTTGGCCGCCCAGCGCGGTCTGCCGGACGCGCTGGTCGCGCAGCGCGAGGGACGCTGGTTCAGCCCGGAGCTGCCCTCGCTGGCCGATCGCCGGGTGTTGGTGGTGGGGGCCGGTTCGGTGGCCCAGGCCGTGGTCGATCGGTTGCGTCCGTTCGAGGTCGAGCTCAGCCTGGTCGCGCGCACGGCGCGTCCGGGCGTGCACGGGATCGACGAGTTGCCGCAGCTGCTGGCCCGCACCGACATCGTGGTGCTGACGGTCCCCTACTCCGCGAGCACGCATCATCTGCTCGACGCCGAGCGGCTGGCCGCGCTGCCGGACGGCGCCCTGGTGGTGAACGTGGCCCGCGGACGGGTGGTCGACACCGAGGCGCTGCTGGCCGAGCTGACCAGCGGACGCCTGCGCGCCGCCTTGGACGTCACCGATCCCGAGCCGCTGCCGGCCGAGCACCCGCTGTGGCATGCCCCGAACACCATCATCACCGCTCATCAGGGCGGCAACTCCGATGCCACCTACCCGCGGGTGGCTGCGCTGCTGCGCCGCCAGCTGGAGCACCTGCTGGCCGGTGAGCCGCTGGACAACGTGGTCACCCATAGCTGA
- a CDS encoding G5 domain-containing protein, which yields MAGTERSTGAQYRRALVTLAAVLVVGGASLTSPTILSSHSTPPGNAGPSAPLVSPAPGASPTPTNRPPSTVQGTSDPVETPTATLPTITPTPTVTMTNLPQITTKRFTVPFTTVTHKDAGLHKGKTKVVRAGVNGLKEVTYTDGKVTATKVIRKPVTKLVAIGTKLTQPWLSNKQCGDWRNPFARVTVNDPDKVGYRLTLTWGKANQTFKKSGTNNFELHPRPWSWAWWWGTPPCEAKLG from the coding sequence ATGGCTGGCACTGAGCGATCCACCGGAGCCCAGTATCGGCGCGCGTTGGTGACCTTGGCGGCCGTGCTGGTCGTCGGAGGCGCTTCCTTGACCTCGCCGACGATCCTCAGTTCACACTCCACGCCGCCGGGAAACGCCGGGCCATCGGCGCCGCTGGTCTCACCGGCTCCCGGCGCCAGTCCGACGCCCACCAACCGTCCGCCGTCGACGGTGCAGGGCACCTCTGATCCGGTGGAGACACCGACTGCCACCCTCCCGACGATCACGCCGACGCCGACCGTGACGATGACCAACCTGCCCCAGATCACCACCAAACGGTTCACCGTCCCGTTCACCACCGTGACCCACAAGGACGCGGGGCTGCACAAGGGCAAGACCAAGGTCGTGCGGGCCGGCGTCAACGGGCTCAAGGAGGTGACCTACACCGACGGGAAGGTCACCGCGACCAAGGTGATTAGGAAGCCGGTGACCAAGCTGGTCGCCATCGGCACCAAGCTCACCCAGCCGTGGCTCAGCAACAAGCAGTGCGGCGACTGGAGGAACCCGTTCGCGAGGGTCACCGTCAACGACCCGGACAAGGTCGGCTACCGACTCACCCTGACCTGGGGAAAGGCGAACCAGACGTTCAAGAAGTCGGGCACCAACAACTTCGAGCTTCACCCCCGCCCGTGGTCTTGGGCCTGGTGGTGGGGCACCCCGCCGTGCGAGGCCAAGCTCGGCTAG
- a CDS encoding ElyC/SanA/YdcF family protein — translation MRQSVIARRLIAVLLSAALGGTIALSAPVASASAASDTDLATLQAKVVYLQGKGDLSGRDAAIAAISKQSAWQGKLWKGFVGDWTRVLAGMKMNTSVPSGLPSKNHAFVVLGSALTSSGKVSAKLERRLKLALKAAQTYPHSTLLVSGGAPRNGKTEAAVMKAWLLDHGVDKDRIITETKSSSTVGNARYSMEILADRGGFTSYTVVTDSSHIRRSSVLFLAAKLRVEENRGKAWSMKPVANLVFPDLATAGQKPLSASSAAYAASNVAGVFGLTAKYKALAAGPSPSVTLSSIRVTEPTDLSYGLGEKLNLAGFVVTAGYSDGSTRVVTDDVTLSGFSSAKIATGTVTVTYSEGSRTKEVSFDYQVGKAASSAKITLGAAKAKLLKTKLSVQVKIAAGPVKPTGKISLYLDGKLARTVTLKKEAAGVAKFTFVFSKTGSRQFTVKYSGDAQTTAVSGKAVKVTVTK, via the coding sequence ATGCGGCAGTCCGTTATCGCGCGACGCCTGATCGCTGTGCTGCTCAGTGCGGCGCTCGGTGGCACGATCGCGCTGTCCGCCCCGGTTGCTTCGGCATCGGCGGCGAGCGACACCGATCTGGCCACGCTGCAGGCGAAGGTCGTCTATCTGCAGGGCAAGGGCGACCTCAGTGGACGTGACGCGGCCATCGCCGCCATCAGCAAGCAGTCGGCCTGGCAGGGCAAGCTCTGGAAGGGCTTTGTCGGCGACTGGACCCGGGTCCTGGCCGGAATGAAGATGAACACCAGCGTCCCGTCCGGGCTGCCGAGCAAGAACCATGCCTTCGTGGTGTTGGGTTCTGCGCTGACCTCGTCCGGCAAGGTATCGGCCAAGCTCGAACGCCGGCTCAAGTTGGCACTCAAAGCCGCCCAGACCTACCCGCACTCGACCCTCCTGGTCAGTGGCGGGGCGCCGCGCAACGGCAAGACCGAGGCCGCGGTGATGAAGGCCTGGCTGCTTGACCACGGCGTGGACAAGGACCGGATCATCACCGAGACCAAGTCGTCCAGCACGGTCGGTAATGCCCGCTACTCGATGGAGATCCTCGCTGACCGGGGTGGCTTCACCAGCTACACGGTGGTCACCGACTCCTCGCACATCCGCCGGTCCTCGGTGCTGTTCCTGGCCGCGAAGCTGCGGGTCGAGGAGAACCGGGGCAAGGCGTGGTCGATGAAGCCGGTCGCCAACCTGGTCTTCCCGGATCTGGCCACCGCCGGGCAGAAGCCACTGTCGGCGTCCTCGGCTGCCTACGCGGCCTCGAACGTGGCCGGTGTGTTCGGCCTGACCGCGAAGTACAAGGCGCTGGCCGCCGGGCCGTCCCCCTCGGTCACGCTGTCCTCGATCCGGGTGACGGAACCGACCGACCTCAGCTACGGCCTCGGCGAGAAGCTGAACCTGGCCGGGTTCGTGGTGACCGCCGGCTACAGCGATGGCTCGACCCGGGTGGTCACCGACGACGTCACGTTGTCGGGGTTCTCCTCGGCCAAGATCGCGACCGGCACGGTCACGGTGACCTACTCCGAGGGCAGTCGCACCAAGGAGGTCAGCTTCGACTATCAGGTGGGCAAGGCAGCCAGCAGCGCGAAGATCACTCTCGGCGCAGCCAAGGCCAAGCTGCTGAAGACCAAGCTGTCGGTTCAGGTGAAGATCGCCGCCGGCCCGGTGAAGCCGACCGGCAAGATCAGCCTCTACTTGGACGGCAAGCTGGCCCGCACGGTCACGCTGAAGAAGGAGGCCGCCGGCGTCGCGAAGTTCACCTTCGTGTTCAGCAAGACCGGCAGCCGACAGTTCACCGTGAAGTACTCCGGCGACGCCCAGACCACGGCCGTCAGCGGCAAGGCCGTGAAGGTCACGGTCACCAAGTAG